In Anas platyrhynchos isolate ZD024472 breed Pekin duck chromosome 7, IASCAAS_PekinDuck_T2T, whole genome shotgun sequence, one genomic interval encodes:
- the MBD5 gene encoding methyl-CpG-binding domain protein 5 isoform X1 yields the protein MNGGKECDGGDTDGGPPAVQVPVGWQRRVDQSGVLYISPSGSLLSCLEQVKTYLLTDGTCKCGLECPLVLPKVFNFDPGAAVKQRTAEDVKADEDVTKLCIHKRKIIAVATLHKSMEAPHPSLVLTSPGGGTSATPVVPTRAATPRSMRNKSHEGITNSVMPECKTPFKLMIGASNAMGRLYVQEMAGSQQQELHSVYPRQRLGSNELGQKSPYRGSHGGMPSPASSGSQIYGDGSISPRTDPLGSPDVFTRNNPSFHGAPNSSPIHMNRTPLSPPSVMLHGSPIQSSCAMAGRTNIPLSPTLTTKSPVMKKTMCNFSTGMEIPRAMFHHKPPQGPPPPPPPPSCALQKKPLTSEKDPLGILDPIPSKPVNQNPVIINPTTFHSNVHSQVPVMNVSMPPAVVPLPSNLPLPTVKPGHMNHGSHVQRVQHSASTSLSPSPVTSPVHMMGSGIGRIEASPQRSRSSSTSSDHGNFLLPPVGPQSSCTGMKVPPRSPRSTIGSPRPSMPSSPSTKHDGLNQYKDIPNPLIAGMSNVLNPPNNAVFSTASAGSGSLKSQPGLLGMPLNQILNQHNAASFPASSLLSAAAKAQLANQNKLAGNNNNSSSNSGPVASGGNNEGHSTLNTMFPPAANVLLPTTEGQSGRAALRDKLMSQQKDPLRKRKQPTTTVLSLLRQSQLESSGVSKAGSDLIRKQSQSSFPISSMSQLLQSMSCQSSHMSSNSTTSCGSSNTVLPCSGNQMHFADTSMNSGTLQNSLAQSLPLQGEGLHCQNTNTNFVHGTSPGTTNHLAGLINQMQASGNCGMLNQSGMALGNSLHPNPPQSRIQASSTPVIPNSIASSCNQTSPEAGGSGPSSSIAIAGTSQPAITKTTSVLQDGVIVTTAAGNPLQSQLPIGSDFPFAGHEHSLHFPQNSSSNNNLPHSLNQNLLSSLPISLPVNQQHLLNQNLLNILQPSAGEGKSEVNLNPLGFLNPNVNAALAFLSSDVDGQVLQPVHFQLLATLLQNQAQAAAMLPLPSFNLTISDLLQQQNNPLPSVTQMTAPPDHLPSNQSESNRVETLLTNPLGNPIPSFSGTDTTSNPLLLPAVSGASALMALNPQLVGGVLNSASGNTANHPEVSIATSSQATTTTTTTSSAVAALSVSTLGGGTAVVSMAETLLNISNNAGNTSGPAKLNNNSVVPQLLNPLLGTGLLGDMSSINTTLNNHQLSHLQSLLNNNQMFPSNQQQQHLLQGYQNMQGFQGQPPVPGPANNPNPMACLFQNFQVRMQEDAAVLNKRMITQMGMAPVPESSNTMLPPFQETSCDLQQRTEPSLGQQAKDNLNVAAQGDTSVDAIYKAVVDAASKGMQVVITTAVSSTTQMSPIPALSAMSAFTASIGDPLNLSSAVSAVIHGRNIAVSDHEGRIRNTRGTRILKNSEHGKNSSEGDGYEYYKSTSCNTPKKQWEGEQSPVSEINRWKCDEFLDHSAHIHSSPCHERPNNISTLPLLQGEQHQILLSQRNCQSDKMLEENFRYNNYKRTMMSFKERLENTVERCAHINGNRPQQNRGFGELLNTSKQDLILEEQSPSSSNSLESSLVKDYIHYNGDFNAKSINGCVPSPSDAKSISSEDDLRNPDSPSSNELIHYRPRTFNVGDLVWGQIKGLTSWPGKLVREEEVHNSCQQNAEEGKVWVMWFGVHTFTQVEPEKLKTLTEGLEAYNRARKRNRKSGKLNNHLEAAIHEAMSELDKMSGNVHQIPQGDRQVKPPKPKRRKISR from the exons atgaatggTGGAAAGGAGTGTGACGGAGGGGACACGGACGGAGGGCCACCAGCAGTGCAAGTTCCCGTTGGTTGGCAGCGACGGGTGGACCAAAGTGGAGTGCTCTATATCAG tCCCAGTGGGTCTTTATTATCCTGCTTGGAGCAGGTGAAGACTTACTTGCTGACTGATGGAACATGCAAGTGTGGCCTAGAATGTCCTCTTGTTCTTCCCAAG GTCTTTAATTTTGATCCTGGAGCTGCTGTGAAGCAGAGAACTGCTGAAGATGTTAAAGCGGACGAAGATGTCACCAAACTATGCatacataaaaggaaaattattgcTGTGGCTACACTTCATAAAAGCATGGAAGCACCACATCCTTCACTAGTTCTAACCAGTCCTGGTGGTGGAACAA GTGCAACTCCGGTAGTTCCTACTCGAGCAGCAACTCCGAGATCGATGAGGAATAAATCACATGAAGGAATTACAAATTCTGTGATGCCAGAATGTAAGACTCCTTTCAAGTTGATGATTGGGGCATCTAATGCCATGGGTAGGCTTTATGTGCAAGAAATGGCTGGAAGCCAGCAACAAGAACTTCATTCTGTCTATCCTAGGCAGAGATTGGGTAGTAATGAACTTGGACAGAAGTCTCCATATCGTGGCAGTCATGGTGGGATGCCCAGTCCAGCTTCATCAGGATCGCAGATATATGGAGATGGCTCCATCTCTCCTAGGACTGACCCACTTGGAAGCCCTGATGTTTTCACGAGGAACAATCCCAGCTTTCATGGAGCACCCAACTCAAGTCCTATTCACATGAACAGGACACCTCTGTCTCCACCATCAGTAATGCTACATGGTTCTCCCATACAGTCATCCTGTGCAATGGCTGGAAGGACTAATATACCTCTTTCCCCAACCTTGaccacaaaaagccccgtaatgAAAAAAACCATGTGTAATTTTTCAACTGGTATGGAAATACCACGAGCAATGTTCCACCATAAACCGCCCCAAGGTCCacccccacctcctccaccgcctTCTTGTGCTCTTCAGAAAAAGCCATTAACATCAGAAAAGGATCCACTTGGCATTCTTGACCCTATTCCTAGCAAACCAGTCAATCAGAACCCTGTTATCATTAACCCAACTACTTTCCATTCAAATGTCCACTCTCAGGTACCCGTGATGAATGTAAGCATGCCTCCTGCTGTCGTCCCTTTGCCAAGTAACCTTCCTTTGCCAACGGTAAAACCCGGTCACATGAACCATGGAAGTCATGTTCAAAGAGTTCAGCACTCGGCTTCGACCTCGCTGTCTCCTTCGCCGGTGACGTCCCCCGTTCATATGATGGGCTCCGGGATCGGAAGGATCGAGGCTTCTCCCCAAAGATCACGTTCTTCTTCCACGTCATCAGATCATGGAAATTTCCTGCTGCCTCCAGTAGGACCGCAGTCGTCTTGTACTGGTATGAAAGTTCCTCCCCGGTCCCCAAGGTCAACAATAGGGTCACCAAGACCATCTATGCCATCTAGCCCTTCCACCAAGCACGATGGACTTAATCAATACAAGGACATCCCTAACCCATTAATTGCTGGAATGAGTAATGTGTTAAATCCTCCAAACAATGCAGTTTTTTCTACTGCATCGGCTGGAAGTGGTTCGTTGAAGAGTCAGCCTGGTTTGCTGGGAATGCCTTTAAATCAGATCTTGAACCAGCACAATGCTGCCTCTTTTCCAGCAAGTAGTTTActctcagcagcagccaaaGCACAGCTAGCAAATCAAAATAAACTTGCTGGTAACAACAATAACAGCAGTAGCAATTCTGGACCTGTTGCCAGCGGTGGCAACAACGAAGGACATAGCACTTTAAATACCAtgttccctcctgctgccaatGTGCTTCTACCAACGACTGAAGGGCAAAGTGGTCGAGCAGCGCTGAGAGATAAGTTGATGTCTCAGCAGAAAGATCctctgagaaaaagaaagcagccaACCACCACGGTGTTGAGTTTGCTGAGACAGTCTCAGTTGGAGAGCTCTGGAGTTTCCAAAGCTGGATCTGATTTGATAAGAAAGCAAAGTCAAAGCTCGTTTCCCATCAGCTCTATGTCCCAGTTACTTCAGTCCATGAGTTGTCAAAGCTCCCACATGAGCAGCAATAGTACCACCAGTTGTGGGAGCTCAAATACTGTCTTGCCTTGCTCTGGTAACCAGATGCATTTTGCAGACACCAGTATGAATTCTGGCACTCTTCAGAACTCGCTGGCGCAGAGCTTACCGTTACAAGGGGAAGGGCTGCACTGCCAGAACACAAACACTAACTTTGTCCATGGTACTAGCCCAGGCACAACCAACCATCTCGCAGGTTTAATAAATCAGATGCAGGCTAGCGGGAACTGTGGGATGCTCAATCAGTCAGGAATGGCTTTAGGAAATTCATTACATCCGAACCCACCTCAGTCAAGAATCCAGGCATCCTCCACTCCAGTGATACCAAACAGCATTGCTAGCAGCTGTAATCAAACAAGTCCTGAAGCAG GGGGTTCAGGACCGTCATCATCAATAGCCATAGCTGGCACCAGCCAACCTGCCATCACAAAGACAACATCTGTTCTTCAGGATGGTGTTATAGTCACTACTGCAGCTGGAAACCCACTTCAGAGCCAGCTGCCCATCGGGAGCGATTTCCCTTTCGCTGGCCACGAACACTCGCTTCATTTCCCGCAGAACAGCTCTTCAAACAACAATCTTCCACATTCTTTGAATCAAAACCTCCTCAGTTCTCTACCTATCTCTTTGCCAGTGAATCAGCAACATCTCCTAAACCAGAATCTATTAAATATACTGCAGCCTTCAGCAGGAGAAGGCAAGTCTGAGGTCAACCTCAACCCTTTAGGTTTTCTCAACCCGAATGTAAATGCTGCTTTAGCTTTTCTCTCCAGTGACGTGGATGGGCAGGTATTGCAACCTGTTCATTTTCAGCTTCTAGCAACCCTCCTCCAGAACCAAGCCCAAGCAGCTGCCATGCTTCCCCTACCATCTTTCAATCTGACCATCTCAGATTTGCTGCAACAGCAAAATAACCCTTTGCCCTCAGTAACCCAGATGACAGCCCCACCTGACCATTTGCCAAGCAATCAGTCAGAAAGCAACAGGGTTGAGACCCTTTTAACCAACCCCCTGGGGAACCCTATACCAAGCTTTTCAGGCACTGACACTacttccaaccccctgctcctcccagctGTCTCTGGGGCCTCAGCATTAATGGCCTTGAATCCCcagctggtgggaggtgtcctgaACTCTGCATCGGGCAACACCGCTAATCATCCAGAGGTTTCCATAGCCACCTCCTCCCAGGCAACCACTACCACAACCACTACATCATCAGCAGTGGCAGCACTGTCTGTCTCAACCCTGGGTGGTGGGACAGCAGTGGTGTCAATGGCAGAAACATTGCTGAACATATCTAATAATGCTGGGAATACATCTGGTCCAGCTAAACTCAACAATAACTCTGTGGTGCCACAGCTACTTAAccctctactggggacaggtcTGCTTG GTGACATGTCATCTATAAACACTACTTTGAATAACCATCAACTGAGTCATCTCCAGTCGCTATTAAACAACAATCAGATGTTTCCTTCAAAtcagcagcaacagcacctTCTCCAGGGGTATCAGAACATGCAGGGCTTTCAAGGCCAGCCCCCAGTTCCTGGCCCGGCTAACAACCCAAACCCCATGGCATGTCTGTTCCAAAATTTCCAG gtgaGAATGCAGGAAGATGCTGCTGTCCTAAACAAAAGGATGATCACTCAGATGGGAATGGCACCAGTTCCCGAGAGCTCCAACACTATGCTTCCTCCTTTCCAAGAAACATCTTGTGATTTGCAGCAAAGAACTGAACCATCTCTTGGACAACAGGCAAAGGATAACCTCAACGTCGCTGCTCAGGGTGATACATCAGTGGACGCTATCTACAAAGCAGTTGTAGATGCTGCAAGCAAGGGAATGCAAGTAGTAATCACCACTGCCGTAAGCAGTACAACACAAATGAGTCCCATTCCAGCTTTGAGTGCCATGAGTGCCTTCACAGCCTCAATTGGTGACCCATTAAATCTTTCTAGTGCTGTCAGTGCAGTAATCCATGGGAGAAACATTGCTGTTTCTGATCACGAAGGTAGGATAAGGAACACTAGAGGAACGCGAATACTGAAGAACTCAGAGCATGGTAAAAATTCAAGTGAAGGGGATGGGTATGAATATTACAAATCAACAAGTTGTAACACACCCAAAAAACAGTGGGAAGGGGAGCAAAGTCCTGTCAGTGAgataaacagatggaaatgtgATGAGTTTCTAGACCACTCTGCACATATCCATAGTAGTCCTTGTCACGAAAGGCCCAATAACATCTCCACACTGCCATTATTACAAGGCGAGCAGCATCAGATACTGCTATCACAGCGAAACTGTCAAAGTGATAAAATGTTGGAGGAGAATTTCAGGTATAACAATTACAAAAGAACTATGATGAGTTTTAAGGAAAGACTGGAGAACACTGTGGAACGATGTGCACACATAAATGGAAATAGGCCTCAGCAGAACAGAGGATTTGGGGAGTTGCTGAACACTTCTAAACAAGACCTGATTCTGGAAGAGCAATCTCCAAGTTCCTCAAATAGCTTGGAAAGTTCATTAGTTAAAGACTATATCCATTACAATGGAGATTTTAATGCCAAAAGCATTAATGGGTGTGTGCCTAGCCCTTCAGATGCTAAAAGCATCAGTAGTGAAGATGACCTAAGGAATCCAGATTCCCCTTCTTCAAACGAGCTGATACATTACAGGCCGAGGACGTTTAATGTTGGCGACTTGGTCTGGGGCCAAATCAAAGGACTGACTTCATGGCCTGGAAAACTAGTAAGAGAAGAAGAAGTTCACAATTCATGTCAACAAAACGCTGAGGAGGGGaag
- the MBD5 gene encoding methyl-CpG-binding domain protein 5 isoform X2 — protein sequence MNGGKECDGGDTDGGPPAVQVPVGWQRRVDQSGVLYISPSGSLLSCLEQVKTYLLTDGTCKCGLECPLVLPKVFNFDPGAAVKQRTAEDVKADEDVTKLCIHKRKIIAVATLHKSMEAPHPSLVLTSPGGGTSATPVVPTRAATPRSMRNKSHEGITNSVMPECKTPFKLMIGASNAMGRLYVQEMAGSQQQELHSVYPRQRLGSNELGQKSPYRGSHGGMPSPASSGSQIYGDGSISPRTDPLGSPDVFTRNNPSFHGAPNSSPIHMNRTPLSPPSVMLHGSPIQSSCAMAGRTNIPLSPTLTTKSPVMKKTMCNFSTGMEIPRAMFHHKPPQGPPPPPPPPSCALQKKPLTSEKDPLGILDPIPSKPVNQNPVIINPTTFHSNVHSQVPVMNVSMPPAVVPLPSNLPLPTVKPGHMNHGSHVQRVQHSASTSLSPSPVTSPVHMMGSGIGRIEASPQRSRSSSTSSDHGNFLLPPVGPQSSCTGMKVPPRSPRSTIGSPRPSMPSSPSTKHDGLNQYKDIPNPLIAGMSNVLNPPNNAVFSTASAGSGSLKSQPGLLGMPLNQILNQHNAASFPASSLLSAAAKAQLANQNKLAGNNNNSSSNSGPVASGGNNEGHSTLNTMFPPAANVLLPTTEGQSGRAALRDKLMSQQKDPLRKRKQPTTTVLSLLRQSQLESSGVSKAGSDLIRKQSQSSFPISSMSQLLQSMSCQSSHMSSNSTTSCGSSNTVLPCSGNQMHFADTSMNSGTLQNSLAQSLPLQGEGLHCQNTNTNFVHGTSPGTTNHLAGLINQMQASGNCGMLNQSGMALGNSLHPNPPQSRIQASSTPVIPNSIASSCNQTSPEAGGSGPSSSIAIAGTSQPAITKTTSVLQDGVIVTTAAGNPLQSQLPIGSDFPFAGHEHSLHFPQNSSSNNNLPHSLNQNLLSSLPISLPVNQQHLLNQNLLNILQPSAGEGKSEVNLNPLGFLNPNVNAALAFLSSDVDGQVLQPVHFQLLATLLQNQAQAAAMLPLPSFNLTISDLLQQQNNPLPSVTQMTAPPDHLPSNQSESNRVETLLTNPLGNPIPSFSGTDTTSNPLLLPAVSGASALMALNPQLVGGVLNSASGNTANHPEVSIATSSQATTTTTTTSSAVAALSVSTLGGGTAVVSMAETLLNISNNAGNTSGPAKLNNNSVVPQLLNPLLGTGLLGDMSSINTTLNNHQLSHLQSLLNNNQMFPSNQQQQHLLQGYQNMQGFQGQPPVPGPANNPNPMACLFQNFQVRMQEDAAVLNKRMITQMGMAPVPESSNTMLPPFQETSCDLQQRTEPSLGQQAKDNLNVAAQGDTSVDAIYKAVVDAASKGMQVVITTAVSSTTQMSPIPALSAMSAFTASIGDPLNLSSAVSAVIHGRNIAVSDHEGRIRNTRGTRILKNSEHGKNSSEGDGYEYYKSTSCNTPKKQWEGEQSPVSEINRWKCDEFLDHSAHIHSSPCHERPNNISTLPLLQGEQHQILLSQRNCQSDKMLEENFRYNNYKRTMMSFKERLENTVERCAHINGNRPQQNRGFGELLNTSKQDLILEEQSPSSSNSLESSLVKDYIHYNGDFNAKSINGCVPSPSDAKSISSEDDLRNPDSPSSNELIHYRPRTFNVGDLVWGQIKGLTSWPGKLVREEEVHNSCQQNAEEGKVEPEKLKTLTEGLEAYNRARKRNRKSGKLNNHLEAAIHEAMSELDKMSGNVHQIPQGDRQVKPPKPKRRKISR from the exons atgaatggTGGAAAGGAGTGTGACGGAGGGGACACGGACGGAGGGCCACCAGCAGTGCAAGTTCCCGTTGGTTGGCAGCGACGGGTGGACCAAAGTGGAGTGCTCTATATCAG tCCCAGTGGGTCTTTATTATCCTGCTTGGAGCAGGTGAAGACTTACTTGCTGACTGATGGAACATGCAAGTGTGGCCTAGAATGTCCTCTTGTTCTTCCCAAG GTCTTTAATTTTGATCCTGGAGCTGCTGTGAAGCAGAGAACTGCTGAAGATGTTAAAGCGGACGAAGATGTCACCAAACTATGCatacataaaaggaaaattattgcTGTGGCTACACTTCATAAAAGCATGGAAGCACCACATCCTTCACTAGTTCTAACCAGTCCTGGTGGTGGAACAA GTGCAACTCCGGTAGTTCCTACTCGAGCAGCAACTCCGAGATCGATGAGGAATAAATCACATGAAGGAATTACAAATTCTGTGATGCCAGAATGTAAGACTCCTTTCAAGTTGATGATTGGGGCATCTAATGCCATGGGTAGGCTTTATGTGCAAGAAATGGCTGGAAGCCAGCAACAAGAACTTCATTCTGTCTATCCTAGGCAGAGATTGGGTAGTAATGAACTTGGACAGAAGTCTCCATATCGTGGCAGTCATGGTGGGATGCCCAGTCCAGCTTCATCAGGATCGCAGATATATGGAGATGGCTCCATCTCTCCTAGGACTGACCCACTTGGAAGCCCTGATGTTTTCACGAGGAACAATCCCAGCTTTCATGGAGCACCCAACTCAAGTCCTATTCACATGAACAGGACACCTCTGTCTCCACCATCAGTAATGCTACATGGTTCTCCCATACAGTCATCCTGTGCAATGGCTGGAAGGACTAATATACCTCTTTCCCCAACCTTGaccacaaaaagccccgtaatgAAAAAAACCATGTGTAATTTTTCAACTGGTATGGAAATACCACGAGCAATGTTCCACCATAAACCGCCCCAAGGTCCacccccacctcctccaccgcctTCTTGTGCTCTTCAGAAAAAGCCATTAACATCAGAAAAGGATCCACTTGGCATTCTTGACCCTATTCCTAGCAAACCAGTCAATCAGAACCCTGTTATCATTAACCCAACTACTTTCCATTCAAATGTCCACTCTCAGGTACCCGTGATGAATGTAAGCATGCCTCCTGCTGTCGTCCCTTTGCCAAGTAACCTTCCTTTGCCAACGGTAAAACCCGGTCACATGAACCATGGAAGTCATGTTCAAAGAGTTCAGCACTCGGCTTCGACCTCGCTGTCTCCTTCGCCGGTGACGTCCCCCGTTCATATGATGGGCTCCGGGATCGGAAGGATCGAGGCTTCTCCCCAAAGATCACGTTCTTCTTCCACGTCATCAGATCATGGAAATTTCCTGCTGCCTCCAGTAGGACCGCAGTCGTCTTGTACTGGTATGAAAGTTCCTCCCCGGTCCCCAAGGTCAACAATAGGGTCACCAAGACCATCTATGCCATCTAGCCCTTCCACCAAGCACGATGGACTTAATCAATACAAGGACATCCCTAACCCATTAATTGCTGGAATGAGTAATGTGTTAAATCCTCCAAACAATGCAGTTTTTTCTACTGCATCGGCTGGAAGTGGTTCGTTGAAGAGTCAGCCTGGTTTGCTGGGAATGCCTTTAAATCAGATCTTGAACCAGCACAATGCTGCCTCTTTTCCAGCAAGTAGTTTActctcagcagcagccaaaGCACAGCTAGCAAATCAAAATAAACTTGCTGGTAACAACAATAACAGCAGTAGCAATTCTGGACCTGTTGCCAGCGGTGGCAACAACGAAGGACATAGCACTTTAAATACCAtgttccctcctgctgccaatGTGCTTCTACCAACGACTGAAGGGCAAAGTGGTCGAGCAGCGCTGAGAGATAAGTTGATGTCTCAGCAGAAAGATCctctgagaaaaagaaagcagccaACCACCACGGTGTTGAGTTTGCTGAGACAGTCTCAGTTGGAGAGCTCTGGAGTTTCCAAAGCTGGATCTGATTTGATAAGAAAGCAAAGTCAAAGCTCGTTTCCCATCAGCTCTATGTCCCAGTTACTTCAGTCCATGAGTTGTCAAAGCTCCCACATGAGCAGCAATAGTACCACCAGTTGTGGGAGCTCAAATACTGTCTTGCCTTGCTCTGGTAACCAGATGCATTTTGCAGACACCAGTATGAATTCTGGCACTCTTCAGAACTCGCTGGCGCAGAGCTTACCGTTACAAGGGGAAGGGCTGCACTGCCAGAACACAAACACTAACTTTGTCCATGGTACTAGCCCAGGCACAACCAACCATCTCGCAGGTTTAATAAATCAGATGCAGGCTAGCGGGAACTGTGGGATGCTCAATCAGTCAGGAATGGCTTTAGGAAATTCATTACATCCGAACCCACCTCAGTCAAGAATCCAGGCATCCTCCACTCCAGTGATACCAAACAGCATTGCTAGCAGCTGTAATCAAACAAGTCCTGAAGCAG GGGGTTCAGGACCGTCATCATCAATAGCCATAGCTGGCACCAGCCAACCTGCCATCACAAAGACAACATCTGTTCTTCAGGATGGTGTTATAGTCACTACTGCAGCTGGAAACCCACTTCAGAGCCAGCTGCCCATCGGGAGCGATTTCCCTTTCGCTGGCCACGAACACTCGCTTCATTTCCCGCAGAACAGCTCTTCAAACAACAATCTTCCACATTCTTTGAATCAAAACCTCCTCAGTTCTCTACCTATCTCTTTGCCAGTGAATCAGCAACATCTCCTAAACCAGAATCTATTAAATATACTGCAGCCTTCAGCAGGAGAAGGCAAGTCTGAGGTCAACCTCAACCCTTTAGGTTTTCTCAACCCGAATGTAAATGCTGCTTTAGCTTTTCTCTCCAGTGACGTGGATGGGCAGGTATTGCAACCTGTTCATTTTCAGCTTCTAGCAACCCTCCTCCAGAACCAAGCCCAAGCAGCTGCCATGCTTCCCCTACCATCTTTCAATCTGACCATCTCAGATTTGCTGCAACAGCAAAATAACCCTTTGCCCTCAGTAACCCAGATGACAGCCCCACCTGACCATTTGCCAAGCAATCAGTCAGAAAGCAACAGGGTTGAGACCCTTTTAACCAACCCCCTGGGGAACCCTATACCAAGCTTTTCAGGCACTGACACTacttccaaccccctgctcctcccagctGTCTCTGGGGCCTCAGCATTAATGGCCTTGAATCCCcagctggtgggaggtgtcctgaACTCTGCATCGGGCAACACCGCTAATCATCCAGAGGTTTCCATAGCCACCTCCTCCCAGGCAACCACTACCACAACCACTACATCATCAGCAGTGGCAGCACTGTCTGTCTCAACCCTGGGTGGTGGGACAGCAGTGGTGTCAATGGCAGAAACATTGCTGAACATATCTAATAATGCTGGGAATACATCTGGTCCAGCTAAACTCAACAATAACTCTGTGGTGCCACAGCTACTTAAccctctactggggacaggtcTGCTTG GTGACATGTCATCTATAAACACTACTTTGAATAACCATCAACTGAGTCATCTCCAGTCGCTATTAAACAACAATCAGATGTTTCCTTCAAAtcagcagcaacagcacctTCTCCAGGGGTATCAGAACATGCAGGGCTTTCAAGGCCAGCCCCCAGTTCCTGGCCCGGCTAACAACCCAAACCCCATGGCATGTCTGTTCCAAAATTTCCAG gtgaGAATGCAGGAAGATGCTGCTGTCCTAAACAAAAGGATGATCACTCAGATGGGAATGGCACCAGTTCCCGAGAGCTCCAACACTATGCTTCCTCCTTTCCAAGAAACATCTTGTGATTTGCAGCAAAGAACTGAACCATCTCTTGGACAACAGGCAAAGGATAACCTCAACGTCGCTGCTCAGGGTGATACATCAGTGGACGCTATCTACAAAGCAGTTGTAGATGCTGCAAGCAAGGGAATGCAAGTAGTAATCACCACTGCCGTAAGCAGTACAACACAAATGAGTCCCATTCCAGCTTTGAGTGCCATGAGTGCCTTCACAGCCTCAATTGGTGACCCATTAAATCTTTCTAGTGCTGTCAGTGCAGTAATCCATGGGAGAAACATTGCTGTTTCTGATCACGAAGGTAGGATAAGGAACACTAGAGGAACGCGAATACTGAAGAACTCAGAGCATGGTAAAAATTCAAGTGAAGGGGATGGGTATGAATATTACAAATCAACAAGTTGTAACACACCCAAAAAACAGTGGGAAGGGGAGCAAAGTCCTGTCAGTGAgataaacagatggaaatgtgATGAGTTTCTAGACCACTCTGCACATATCCATAGTAGTCCTTGTCACGAAAGGCCCAATAACATCTCCACACTGCCATTATTACAAGGCGAGCAGCATCAGATACTGCTATCACAGCGAAACTGTCAAAGTGATAAAATGTTGGAGGAGAATTTCAGGTATAACAATTACAAAAGAACTATGATGAGTTTTAAGGAAAGACTGGAGAACACTGTGGAACGATGTGCACACATAAATGGAAATAGGCCTCAGCAGAACAGAGGATTTGGGGAGTTGCTGAACACTTCTAAACAAGACCTGATTCTGGAAGAGCAATCTCCAAGTTCCTCAAATAGCTTGGAAAGTTCATTAGTTAAAGACTATATCCATTACAATGGAGATTTTAATGCCAAAAGCATTAATGGGTGTGTGCCTAGCCCTTCAGATGCTAAAAGCATCAGTAGTGAAGATGACCTAAGGAATCCAGATTCCCCTTCTTCAAACGAGCTGATACATTACAGGCCGAGGACGTTTAATGTTGGCGACTTGGTCTGGGGCCAAATCAAAGGACTGACTTCATGGCCTGGAAAACTAGTAAGAGAAGAAGAAGTTCACAATTCATGTCAACAAAACGCTGAGGAGGGGaag